The Drosophila teissieri strain GT53w chromosome X, Prin_Dtei_1.1, whole genome shotgun sequence genome has a segment encoding these proteins:
- the LOC122623783 gene encoding carboxypeptidase D isoform X1: protein MIAAKLPAYVYRNRESAGKVPKIPKIPKMWCFFGLVLIIGCAAGEYSEVRVIQEVDNFLESPHYLKNEEIGELFNQLAKDYPDLAQTYTIGKSLEDRPIHALALSAPTGESKNGDLLRPMVKLVANIQGDEAVGRQMVLYMAEYLATHYDGDTQIQALLNRTEIHFLPTCNPDGFAKAKEGNCESLPNYVGRGNAANVDLNRDFPDRLDQSHVHQLRAQSRQPETAALVNWIVSKPFVLSANFHGGAVVASYPYDNSLAHNECCEESLTPDDRVFKQLAHTYSDNHPIMRKGNNCNDSFSGGITNGAHWYELSGGMQDFNYAFSNCFELTIELSCCKYPAASTLPQEWQRNKASLLQLLRQAHIGIKGLVTDVSGFPIPDASVYVAGLEEKPMRTSKRGEYWRLLTPGLYSVHASAFGYQTSAPQQVRVSNDNQEALRLDFKLAPVETNFDGNFRKAKVVRSEPPEKLKEQFNGFLTPTKFEHHNFTAMESYLREISTSFPSLTRLYSIGKSVQGRDLWVLEIFATPGSHVPGVPEFKYVANMHGNEVVGKELLLLLTKYMLERYGNDDRITKLVNGTRMHFLYSMNPDGYEISIEGDRTGGVGRANAHGIDLNRNFPDQYGTDRYNKVTEPEVAAVMNWTLSLPFVLSANLHGGSLVANYPFDDNENDFNDPFMRLRNSTINGRKPNPTEDNALFKHLAGIYSKAHPTMHLGQPCELFRNEFFADGITNGAQWYSVTGGMQDWNYVRAGCLELTIEMGCDKFPLAAELSRYWQDHREPLLQFIEQVHRGIHGFVHSTIGTPIGGAVVRLDGANHSTYSQVFGDYWKLALPGRHNLTVLGDNYAPLRMEVEVPDAEPFEMRMDITLMPDDPQHWASANDFRIIENVVNTRYHTNPQVRARLAEMENQNGQIASFGYADSEFGALFNYLKMTSDIGEPEEHKYKLLVVSSLYDTTAPLGREILLNLIRHLVEGFKLQDASVVELLKRSVIYFLPQTSQFQNVFDMYNSNSSICDPVLGDELAERLLGPETDQAKDVFLQFLRSERFDLMLTFGAGSSELSYPKGDSVLEKFAHRMQRTEFNYSPLQCPPSATRQLHRETTERLTNMMYRIYNLPVYTLGISCCRMPHQKKIASVWRKNIDKIKNFLALVKTGVSGLVQNDKGQPLREAYVRLLEHDRIINVTKNVARFQLMLPHGLYGLEVTAPNYESQMIKVDIEEGRTTELGIIRMHPFTLIRGVVLELPHNDNKATTSIAGVVLDENNHPVRNAKVSVVGQTQLRNFTGSMGQYRISEVPVRTVTIKVEAPRHLEATRQLHLVQGGLATENVVFHLKVNDHVFGLPRFLFILFASVLIIVGVIVCVLCAQFWFYRRHRGDKPYYNFSLLPQRNKEQFGLEDDDAGDDGETELFRSPIKRGMTIQPYFDEEQLERILHTDDEDDDGPHMEPELDVADDSEDDIVMLHNSGNKRRH, encoded by the exons ATGATCGCAGCAAAGCTGCCTGCCTACGTGTACAGAAATCGCGAGAGCGCCGGGAAAGTCCCCAAAATCCCCAAAATCCCGAAAATGTGGTGCTTTTTTGGGCTGGTCCTGATCATCGGCTGCGCAGCCGGAGAATACAGCGAAGTGCGGGTCATCCAGGAAGTGGACAATTTCCTGGAGAGTCCGCACTACCTGAAAAACGAGGAGATCGGAGAACTCTTCAACCAGCTGGCCAAGGACTACCCCGACTTGGCACAGACCTACACAATAGGCAAATCCCTGGAGGATCGACCTATCCACGCCCTAGCCCTCAGTGCACCCACCGGGGAGTCCAAGAATGGGGATCTCCTCAGGCCGATGGTCAAGCTGGTGGCCAATATACAAGGCGACGAAGCCGTGGGTCGTCAGATGGTTCTCTACATGGCCGAATACCTGGCCACCCACTACGATGGGGATACGCAGATCCAGGCGCTGCTGAATCGCACCGAAATCCACTTCCTGCCCACCTGCAACCCCGATGGGTTCGCCAAAGCCAAG GAAGGCAACTGCGAGTCGCTGCCCAACTACGTGGGGCGTGGCAATGCGGCCAACGTCGATTTGAACCGTGATTTCCCCGATCGCCTGGACCAGAGCCATGTCCACCAGCTGCGCGCCCAGTCTCGTCAGCCGGAAACCGCCGCCCTGGTAAATTGGATCGTCAGCAAGCCGTTTGTGCTCTCCGCCAACTTCCACGGCGGAGCTGTGGTGGCCAGCTATCCCTACGACAACTCCTT GGCTCACAACGAGTGCTGCGAGGAGAGTTTGACCCCGGATGATCGGGTCTTCAAGCAGCTGGCCCACACCTACTCCGACAACCATCCGATTATGAGAAAGGGCAACAACTGCAACGACAGCTTCTCGGGCGGAATCACCAACGGAGCCCATTGGTACGAGTTGTCCGGCGGCATGCAGGACTTCAACTATGCGTTCAGCAACTGCTTCGAGCTGACCATCGAGCTGTCCTGCTGCAAGTATCCGGCGGCCAGCACTCTGCCCCAGGAATGGCAGCGCAACAAGGCatcgctgctgcagctgctgcgccAGGCGCATATCGGCATCAAGGGTCTGGTTACAGATGTCAGTGGCTTTCCGATACCCGATGCCAGTGTCTACGTCGCTGGACTGGAGGAGAAACCGATGCGCACCTCCAAGCGGGGCGAATACTGGAGGCTGTTGACCCCGGGACTCTACAGCGTGCACGCCTCCGCTTTTGG GTACCAGACCAGTGCCCCTCAACAAGTCCGGGTGTCCAACGATAACCAGGAGGCCTTGCGCCTGGACTTCAAGCTTGCGCCCGTCGAGACGAACTTTGATG GCAACTTCCGGAAGGCAAAGGTCGTGCGCTCCGAGCCTCCGGAGAAGCTCAAGGAGCAGTTCAATGGATTCCTGACCCCGACTAAGTTCGAGCACCACAACTTTACGGCCATGGAGAG CTACCTGAGGGAGATCAGCACCAGCTTCCCCTCCCTCACACGCCTCTACAGCATTGGCAAGAGCGTCCAGGGTCGCGATCTCTGGGTGCTCGAGATATTCGCCACCCCGGGCTCCCATGTTCCGGGAGTGCCGGAGTTCAAGTATGTGGCCAACATGCATGGCAACGAGGTGGTGGGCAAGGAGCTGCTTCTACTGCTCACCAAATATATGCTGGAACGCTATGGCAATGATGACAGGATCACCAAGCTGGTGAATGGCACCCGCATGCACTTCTTGTACAGCATGAACCCCGATGGCTACGAGATCTCCATCGAGGGCGACCGAACCGGCGGCGTGGGCCGAGCGAATGCCCATGGAATTGACTTGAACAGAAACTTCCCCGATCAGTACGGCACGGATAGGTACAACAAGGTGACCGAACCCGAGGTGGCTGCCGTCATGAACTGGACACTCTCGCTGCCGTTTGTCTTGTCCGCCAATCTGCATGGGGGCTCCCTGGTTGCCAACTACCCGTTCGACGATAACGAGAATGATTTCAACGATCCGTTTATGAGGCTGCGGAATTCCACCATCAATGGTCGCAAGCCGAACCCCACAGAGGACAATGCTCTGTTCAAGCACCTGGCGGGGATTTATTCAAAGGCACACCCCACTATGCACTTGGGCCAGCCCTGTGAGCTCTTCCGCAATGAGTTCTTCGCCGATGGCATCACCAATGGTGCGCAATGGTACAGTGTTACGGGGGGCATGCAGGACTGGAACTATGTGCGGGCAGGATGCCTGGAGCTGACCATCGAAATGGGTTGCGATAAGTTTCCCCTGGCCGCCGAGCTTTCGCGATACTGGCAGGATCATCGGGAGCCTCTGCTGCAGTTTATTGAGCAAGTGCATCGTGGCATTCATGGATTTGTGCACAGCACCATTGGCACGCCGATTGGGGGAGCTGTTGTCCGCTTGGATGGAGCCAACCATTCCACCTACAGTCAAGTCTTCGGAGACTATTGGAAGTTGGCGCTGCCCGGTCGCCACAATCTCACTGTGTTGGGCGACAACTATGCTCCACTACGAATGGAAGTTGAGGTGCCCGACGCCGAGCCCTTCGAGATGCGGATGGATATCACCCTCATGCCGGACGATCCGCAGCACTGGGCCTCCGCCAATGACTTCAGGATTATTGAAAACGTGGTCAACACGAGGTATCACACCAATCCGCAAGTTCGTGCACGCCTGGCGGAGATGGAGAACCAAAACGGACAGATTGCCAGCTTCGGATATGCCGATTCAGAGTTTGGCGCACTCTTCAATTACCTCAAGATGACTTCCGAT ATTGGCGAGCCCGAGGAGCACAAGTACAAGCTGCTGGTGGTCAGCTCCCTATACGATACAACGGCTCCGCTGGGCAGGGAAATTTTGCTCAACCTCATACGCCACTTGGTCGAGGGATTCAAGCTGCAGGATGCGTCTGTTGTCGAGCTGCTAAAACGCAGTGTCATCTACTTCCTGCCGCAGACTAGCCAGTTCCAAAATGTCTTCGACATGTACAACAGCAA CTCCTCCATTTGCGATCCAGTCCTGGGGGATGAGTTGGCCGAACGCCTTCTTGGCCCGGAGACAGACCAGGCCAAGGACGTATTCCTGCAATTTTTGCGCAGCGAACGCTTCGATTTGATGCTTACCTTCGGAGCCGGTAGCTCCGAGTTGAGCTATCCCAAAGGGGACTCGGTGCTCGAGAAGTTTGCCCACCGAATGCAGCGAACGGAGTTCAACTACTCGCCCCTGCAGTGCCCGCCATCCGCCACGAGGCAGCTCCACCGCGAGACCACCGAGCGATTGACCAATATGATGTACCGCATATACAACCTGCCCGTCTACACCTTGGGCATTTCCTGCTGCCGGATGCCGCACCAAAAGAAAATCGCATCCGTGTGGCGCAAGAACATCGATAAGATTAAGAACTTCTTGGCTCTGGTGAAAACCGGAGTAAGTGGCCTGGTGCAGAACGATAAGGGACAACCACTGCGGGAGGCCTATGTCCGACTGTTGGAGCACGATAGGATCATTAATGTCACGAAGAATGTGGCGCGATTCCAGCTGATGCTGCCCCATGGCCTCTATGGCTTGGAGGTAACCGCTCCCAACTACGAGTCGCAAATGATTAAGGTGGACATAGAAGAAGGTCGCACCACGGAACTGGGCATTATACGCATGCATCCATTCACGTTGATTCGTGGCGTTGTCCTGGAGTTGCCGCACAATGATAACAAAGCCACCACCAGCATTGCAGGAGTGGTGCTGGATGAGAACAACCACCCAGTGCGGAACGCCAAGGTTTCGGTGGTGGGGCAGACGCAATTGAGGAACTTCACAGGCAGCATGGGACAGTATCGCATATCGGAGGTACCTGTACGCACCGTCACTATAAAAGTAGAGGCTCCGCGCCATCTGGAGGCCACCCGACAATTGCACCTGGTTCAGGGCGGCTTGGCCACGGAGAACGTCGTCTTTCACCTAAAAGTCAACGATCATGTCTTTGGACTGCCGCGCTTTCTGTTCATTCTGTTCGCCAGTGTCCTGATCATTGTTGGCGTGATCgtctgtgtgctgtgtgcccAGTTTTGGTTCTACCGACGCCATCGGGGGGACAAGCCGTACTACAACTTCTCACTGCTGCCGCAGAGGAATAAGGAGCAGTTCGGCCTTGAGGACGACGACGCGGGCGATGATGGGGAAACGGAGCTCTTTCGATCTCCCATCAAAC GCGGCATGACCATACAGCCGTACTTCGACGAGGAACAGCTGGAGCGCATCCTGCACAcggacgacgaggacgacgacgggCCGCACATGGAGCCGGAACTTGATGTGGCTGACGATAGTGAGGACGATATAGTGATGTTGCATAACAGCGGGAACAAGAGACGGCACTAA
- the LOC122623783 gene encoding carboxypeptidase D isoform X2, with the protein MPTLGLLLASVGIAVLAMGVPHCTGYTIKEDESFLQRPHYASQEQLEDLFAGLEKAYPDQAKVHFLGRSLEGRNLLALQISRNTRSRNLLTPPVKYVANMHGDETVGRQLLVYLAQYLLGNHERISELGQLVNSTDIYLVPTMNPDGYALSQEGNCESLPNYVGRGNAANVDLNRDFPDRLDQSHVHQLRAQSRQPETAALVNWIVSKPFVLSANFHGGAVVASYPYDNSLAHNECCEESLTPDDRVFKQLAHTYSDNHPIMRKGNNCNDSFSGGITNGAHWYELSGGMQDFNYAFSNCFELTIELSCCKYPAASTLPQEWQRNKASLLQLLRQAHIGIKGLVTDVSGFPIPDASVYVAGLEEKPMRTSKRGEYWRLLTPGLYSVHASAFGYQTSAPQQVRVSNDNQEALRLDFKLAPVETNFDGNFRKAKVVRSEPPEKLKEQFNGFLTPTKFEHHNFTAMESYLREISTSFPSLTRLYSIGKSVQGRDLWVLEIFATPGSHVPGVPEFKYVANMHGNEVVGKELLLLLTKYMLERYGNDDRITKLVNGTRMHFLYSMNPDGYEISIEGDRTGGVGRANAHGIDLNRNFPDQYGTDRYNKVTEPEVAAVMNWTLSLPFVLSANLHGGSLVANYPFDDNENDFNDPFMRLRNSTINGRKPNPTEDNALFKHLAGIYSKAHPTMHLGQPCELFRNEFFADGITNGAQWYSVTGGMQDWNYVRAGCLELTIEMGCDKFPLAAELSRYWQDHREPLLQFIEQVHRGIHGFVHSTIGTPIGGAVVRLDGANHSTYSQVFGDYWKLALPGRHNLTVLGDNYAPLRMEVEVPDAEPFEMRMDITLMPDDPQHWASANDFRIIENVVNTRYHTNPQVRARLAEMENQNGQIASFGYADSEFGALFNYLKMTSDIGEPEEHKYKLLVVSSLYDTTAPLGREILLNLIRHLVEGFKLQDASVVELLKRSVIYFLPQTSQFQNVFDMYNSNSSICDPVLGDELAERLLGPETDQAKDVFLQFLRSERFDLMLTFGAGSSELSYPKGDSVLEKFAHRMQRTEFNYSPLQCPPSATRQLHRETTERLTNMMYRIYNLPVYTLGISCCRMPHQKKIASVWRKNIDKIKNFLALVKTGVSGLVQNDKGQPLREAYVRLLEHDRIINVTKNVARFQLMLPHGLYGLEVTAPNYESQMIKVDIEEGRTTELGIIRMHPFTLIRGVVLELPHNDNKATTSIAGVVLDENNHPVRNAKVSVVGQTQLRNFTGSMGQYRISEVPVRTVTIKVEAPRHLEATRQLHLVQGGLATENVVFHLKVNDHVFGLPRFLFILFASVLIIVGVIVCVLCAQFWFYRRHRGDKPYYNFSLLPQRNKEQFGLEDDDAGDDGETELFRSPIKRGMTIQPYFDEEQLERILHTDDEDDDGPHMEPELDVADDSEDDIVMLHNSGNKRRH; encoded by the exons ATGCCAACTCTGGGCCTCCTGTTGGCCTCCGTCGGCATCGCCGTGCTGGCGATGGGTGTGCCGCACTGCACTGGCTACACCATCAAGGAGGACGAGTCCTTCCTGCAGCGACCGCACTACGCCagccaggagcagctggaggaccTGTTCGCTGGCCTGGAGAAGGCCTACCCCGACCAGGCCAAAGTTCACTTCCTGGGCCGATCTCTGGAGGGCAGGAACCTGCTCGCCCTGCAAATCTCGCGGAACACCCGGTCGCGCAATCTCCTCACACCTCCAGTCAAGTACGTAGCCAATATGCATGGCGACGAAACGGTGGGCAGGCAGCTCCTGGTTTATCTGGCCCAATATCTGCTCGGCAACCACGAAAGAATCAGCGAACTGGGCCAGCTGGTCAACAGCACCGACATCTACCTGGTGCCCACGATGAATCCGGATGGCTATGCGTTGTCCCAG GAAGGCAACTGCGAGTCGCTGCCCAACTACGTGGGGCGTGGCAATGCGGCCAACGTCGATTTGAACCGTGATTTCCCCGATCGCCTGGACCAGAGCCATGTCCACCAGCTGCGCGCCCAGTCTCGTCAGCCGGAAACCGCCGCCCTGGTAAATTGGATCGTCAGCAAGCCGTTTGTGCTCTCCGCCAACTTCCACGGCGGAGCTGTGGTGGCCAGCTATCCCTACGACAACTCCTT GGCTCACAACGAGTGCTGCGAGGAGAGTTTGACCCCGGATGATCGGGTCTTCAAGCAGCTGGCCCACACCTACTCCGACAACCATCCGATTATGAGAAAGGGCAACAACTGCAACGACAGCTTCTCGGGCGGAATCACCAACGGAGCCCATTGGTACGAGTTGTCCGGCGGCATGCAGGACTTCAACTATGCGTTCAGCAACTGCTTCGAGCTGACCATCGAGCTGTCCTGCTGCAAGTATCCGGCGGCCAGCACTCTGCCCCAGGAATGGCAGCGCAACAAGGCatcgctgctgcagctgctgcgccAGGCGCATATCGGCATCAAGGGTCTGGTTACAGATGTCAGTGGCTTTCCGATACCCGATGCCAGTGTCTACGTCGCTGGACTGGAGGAGAAACCGATGCGCACCTCCAAGCGGGGCGAATACTGGAGGCTGTTGACCCCGGGACTCTACAGCGTGCACGCCTCCGCTTTTGG GTACCAGACCAGTGCCCCTCAACAAGTCCGGGTGTCCAACGATAACCAGGAGGCCTTGCGCCTGGACTTCAAGCTTGCGCCCGTCGAGACGAACTTTGATG GCAACTTCCGGAAGGCAAAGGTCGTGCGCTCCGAGCCTCCGGAGAAGCTCAAGGAGCAGTTCAATGGATTCCTGACCCCGACTAAGTTCGAGCACCACAACTTTACGGCCATGGAGAG CTACCTGAGGGAGATCAGCACCAGCTTCCCCTCCCTCACACGCCTCTACAGCATTGGCAAGAGCGTCCAGGGTCGCGATCTCTGGGTGCTCGAGATATTCGCCACCCCGGGCTCCCATGTTCCGGGAGTGCCGGAGTTCAAGTATGTGGCCAACATGCATGGCAACGAGGTGGTGGGCAAGGAGCTGCTTCTACTGCTCACCAAATATATGCTGGAACGCTATGGCAATGATGACAGGATCACCAAGCTGGTGAATGGCACCCGCATGCACTTCTTGTACAGCATGAACCCCGATGGCTACGAGATCTCCATCGAGGGCGACCGAACCGGCGGCGTGGGCCGAGCGAATGCCCATGGAATTGACTTGAACAGAAACTTCCCCGATCAGTACGGCACGGATAGGTACAACAAGGTGACCGAACCCGAGGTGGCTGCCGTCATGAACTGGACACTCTCGCTGCCGTTTGTCTTGTCCGCCAATCTGCATGGGGGCTCCCTGGTTGCCAACTACCCGTTCGACGATAACGAGAATGATTTCAACGATCCGTTTATGAGGCTGCGGAATTCCACCATCAATGGTCGCAAGCCGAACCCCACAGAGGACAATGCTCTGTTCAAGCACCTGGCGGGGATTTATTCAAAGGCACACCCCACTATGCACTTGGGCCAGCCCTGTGAGCTCTTCCGCAATGAGTTCTTCGCCGATGGCATCACCAATGGTGCGCAATGGTACAGTGTTACGGGGGGCATGCAGGACTGGAACTATGTGCGGGCAGGATGCCTGGAGCTGACCATCGAAATGGGTTGCGATAAGTTTCCCCTGGCCGCCGAGCTTTCGCGATACTGGCAGGATCATCGGGAGCCTCTGCTGCAGTTTATTGAGCAAGTGCATCGTGGCATTCATGGATTTGTGCACAGCACCATTGGCACGCCGATTGGGGGAGCTGTTGTCCGCTTGGATGGAGCCAACCATTCCACCTACAGTCAAGTCTTCGGAGACTATTGGAAGTTGGCGCTGCCCGGTCGCCACAATCTCACTGTGTTGGGCGACAACTATGCTCCACTACGAATGGAAGTTGAGGTGCCCGACGCCGAGCCCTTCGAGATGCGGATGGATATCACCCTCATGCCGGACGATCCGCAGCACTGGGCCTCCGCCAATGACTTCAGGATTATTGAAAACGTGGTCAACACGAGGTATCACACCAATCCGCAAGTTCGTGCACGCCTGGCGGAGATGGAGAACCAAAACGGACAGATTGCCAGCTTCGGATATGCCGATTCAGAGTTTGGCGCACTCTTCAATTACCTCAAGATGACTTCCGAT ATTGGCGAGCCCGAGGAGCACAAGTACAAGCTGCTGGTGGTCAGCTCCCTATACGATACAACGGCTCCGCTGGGCAGGGAAATTTTGCTCAACCTCATACGCCACTTGGTCGAGGGATTCAAGCTGCAGGATGCGTCTGTTGTCGAGCTGCTAAAACGCAGTGTCATCTACTTCCTGCCGCAGACTAGCCAGTTCCAAAATGTCTTCGACATGTACAACAGCAA CTCCTCCATTTGCGATCCAGTCCTGGGGGATGAGTTGGCCGAACGCCTTCTTGGCCCGGAGACAGACCAGGCCAAGGACGTATTCCTGCAATTTTTGCGCAGCGAACGCTTCGATTTGATGCTTACCTTCGGAGCCGGTAGCTCCGAGTTGAGCTATCCCAAAGGGGACTCGGTGCTCGAGAAGTTTGCCCACCGAATGCAGCGAACGGAGTTCAACTACTCGCCCCTGCAGTGCCCGCCATCCGCCACGAGGCAGCTCCACCGCGAGACCACCGAGCGATTGACCAATATGATGTACCGCATATACAACCTGCCCGTCTACACCTTGGGCATTTCCTGCTGCCGGATGCCGCACCAAAAGAAAATCGCATCCGTGTGGCGCAAGAACATCGATAAGATTAAGAACTTCTTGGCTCTGGTGAAAACCGGAGTAAGTGGCCTGGTGCAGAACGATAAGGGACAACCACTGCGGGAGGCCTATGTCCGACTGTTGGAGCACGATAGGATCATTAATGTCACGAAGAATGTGGCGCGATTCCAGCTGATGCTGCCCCATGGCCTCTATGGCTTGGAGGTAACCGCTCCCAACTACGAGTCGCAAATGATTAAGGTGGACATAGAAGAAGGTCGCACCACGGAACTGGGCATTATACGCATGCATCCATTCACGTTGATTCGTGGCGTTGTCCTGGAGTTGCCGCACAATGATAACAAAGCCACCACCAGCATTGCAGGAGTGGTGCTGGATGAGAACAACCACCCAGTGCGGAACGCCAAGGTTTCGGTGGTGGGGCAGACGCAATTGAGGAACTTCACAGGCAGCATGGGACAGTATCGCATATCGGAGGTACCTGTACGCACCGTCACTATAAAAGTAGAGGCTCCGCGCCATCTGGAGGCCACCCGACAATTGCACCTGGTTCAGGGCGGCTTGGCCACGGAGAACGTCGTCTTTCACCTAAAAGTCAACGATCATGTCTTTGGACTGCCGCGCTTTCTGTTCATTCTGTTCGCCAGTGTCCTGATCATTGTTGGCGTGATCgtctgtgtgctgtgtgcccAGTTTTGGTTCTACCGACGCCATCGGGGGGACAAGCCGTACTACAACTTCTCACTGCTGCCGCAGAGGAATAAGGAGCAGTTCGGCCTTGAGGACGACGACGCGGGCGATGATGGGGAAACGGAGCTCTTTCGATCTCCCATCAAAC GCGGCATGACCATACAGCCGTACTTCGACGAGGAACAGCTGGAGCGCATCCTGCACAcggacgacgaggacgacgacgggCCGCACATGGAGCCGGAACTTGATGTGGCTGACGATAGTGAGGACGATATAGTGATGTTGCATAACAGCGGGAACAAGAGACGGCACTAA